A section of the Leptospira kobayashii genome encodes:
- a CDS encoding M14 family zinc carboxypeptidase: MNKKIFSESENKKDNKRMKLIFKNGKSSLICNAFILSLFFCFQCGSFSRKTIPQIPLGDGSHWVLASFPESKLTEFRNLTNNKIQIRYREKGLSYVLIPKKDWDLSYKNIEWIRSEKQNLGFKYFAGNYQNQTNKELFQLTDTKLGYKDNNLNEYYLHSIAKRYPHLAELHSIGRSKENRSILALSLSNNRTTNTGKIPILFHCSIHANEVIATEHCYDIIYSILNSETSVKKYLDVFRIWVIPILNPDGSEIFWQSSHLTGRKNPDVDLNRNFPFQWGKSGGKYSSKNRESPYYIGMAEGSELETKALIALANKQRFAASISYHAYANSLLIPYSIESLINPEPDIASSIGKNMTAGIRSFHPEKEFVAKKNLYPVDGVDQDYLFFQHGTLAYVMESSHLNPEYHLTRTIMDSFRPVWTGLLDQLLDRKKIILKISDEKDSPTEAEISSDSIQFFQGEKRKSHPETGIFFQIWDENIIPNIRIEKKGYDTIVFPANPKQTFQPETIRLEKSKDLVEATNSEK, encoded by the coding sequence ATGAATAAAAAAATCTTTAGTGAATCGGAAAATAAAAAAGATAACAAACGAATGAAACTTATCTTTAAAAACGGAAAATCCTCTTTAATATGCAATGCCTTCATCTTATCGTTGTTTTTTTGCTTTCAATGCGGAAGTTTTTCAAGAAAAACGATCCCTCAAATTCCTTTAGGTGACGGATCGCATTGGGTTCTCGCTTCTTTTCCTGAATCAAAATTAACCGAGTTCCGGAATTTAACAAACAATAAAATACAAATCCGATATCGGGAAAAAGGACTAAGTTATGTTTTAATCCCGAAAAAAGATTGGGACTTATCCTATAAGAACATAGAATGGATACGATCTGAGAAACAGAATTTGGGTTTCAAATATTTTGCGGGAAATTACCAAAACCAAACAAACAAAGAGTTATTTCAACTAACAGATACCAAACTAGGATACAAAGACAACAACCTCAACGAATACTATTTGCATTCCATTGCAAAACGATACCCCCATCTCGCAGAACTTCACTCCATAGGCAGATCCAAAGAAAACAGATCCATATTGGCTTTATCTCTTTCCAACAATCGAACCACAAACACGGGAAAAATTCCGATTCTATTTCATTGTTCCATACATGCAAACGAAGTGATTGCAACGGAACATTGTTACGATATCATATATTCGATTTTAAATTCGGAAACATCGGTAAAAAAATATCTGGATGTCTTTCGGATTTGGGTCATTCCCATACTCAATCCGGATGGTTCGGAAATTTTTTGGCAATCCTCGCATTTGACGGGAAGAAAAAACCCCGATGTGGATTTGAATCGGAACTTTCCCTTTCAATGGGGAAAGTCCGGCGGAAAGTATTCTTCCAAAAACAGGGAGAGTCCTTATTATATCGGAATGGCCGAAGGTTCGGAGCTTGAAACGAAAGCGCTGATCGCACTTGCCAACAAACAAAGATTTGCCGCCTCCATTAGTTACCATGCGTATGCAAATAGTTTATTAATTCCCTACTCTATCGAATCTCTTATCAATCCGGAACCGGACATTGCTTCCTCCATCGGAAAAAATATGACGGCCGGGATTCGAAGTTTTCATCCTGAAAAGGAATTCGTCGCCAAAAAGAATCTATACCCTGTTGACGGGGTTGATCAGGATTATCTTTTTTTTCAACATGGAACGCTTGCTTATGTAATGGAGTCTTCCCATTTGAACCCGGAATATCATCTAACAAGGACTATAATGGATTCGTTTCGCCCGGTATGGACCGGTCTTTTGGATCAGCTCTTGGATCGCAAAAAAATCATTTTAAAAATTTCGGATGAAAAAGATTCTCCTACAGAAGCGGAAATATCTTCGGATTCAATCCAGTTTTTTCAGGGAGAAAAAAGAAAAAGTCATCCTGAGACGGGGATCTTCTTCCAAATCTGGGATGAAAACATAATACCGAATATACGAATCGAAAAAAAAGGTTATGATACGATCGTATTTCCGGCAAACCCGAAACAGACTTTCCAGCCCGAAACGATTCGTTTGGAAAAATCAAAAGACCTGGTAGAAGCAACAAATTCGGAAAAATAA